In a genomic window of Arachnia rubra:
- a CDS encoding DUF2218 domain-containing protein: MEFSRTSTARVATDRPARYGKQLASHMSRKITTTWDDASGSGSLTFNRDGQTTGAAELTSEPGFLILTLHSNDDHLERLEDVIGRHLVRFGSKDELTVSWVRDDGQPGSTQRPSDED, translated from the coding sequence TCCCGTACCTCGACCGCCCGCGTCGCCACCGACCGTCCAGCCCGCTACGGCAAGCAGCTGGCCAGCCACATGAGCCGCAAGATCACCACGACCTGGGACGACGCCTCCGGCTCAGGTTCCCTGACCTTCAACCGCGATGGCCAGACCACCGGCGCGGCTGAGCTCACCAGCGAGCCCGGTTTCCTGATCCTGACGCTGCACTCCAACGACGATCACCTGGAGCGCCTAGAGGACGTCATCGGCAGGCACCTGGTGCGTTTCGGCTCCAAGGACGAGCTGACCGTCAGCTGGGTTCGCGACGACGGCCAGCCCGGCAGCACCCAGCGCCCCTCCGACGAGGACTGA